One segment of Parvularcula sp. IMCC14364 DNA contains the following:
- a CDS encoding glycosyltransferase produces the protein MNILHQYISSRGQRMATNERLFRKLCRENNIELDARLDFNKIDERIHIDNDVKKNTSSGVYFSIIIPAYNVSEYIDDCIYSLRNQTFENIEIIVVDDCGQDDTADKILMHLISDDRVVYVKNRFNLGLLRARQSGAAFVKGQYIGHLDADDWLSNNALDACKEICTKKKPDILQFGMSRILDGNEELHDPSTPPAPELSASAIFLSFLDRKINFSVCNKLYKRSLWERASKYFPKVSYRVEDLSQNQHLLQLAKSYIAIDDQFYKYRITAGSDSRSPTIESISARAFSAARHIARLKKYLRSKDLLVRFWPEVGAFEKSVYYDYVRRLISTWRNASGRDKLYLWKSIVRICRINGFLPLRSYFCEYPGEMYDLLNTAYASKRIECSSVDVSIVVPVYGTEEYIAQCLSSICSQSLKNIEIIVVIDASPDNSIQIVKDYAQLDPRVQIICHDKNKGLLQARLTGVRAAKGRYIAHCDSDDEILPNMLEEMLQAARRSDADIVQCGYSEVYDRRIRGLLVKKRFTSMGGDTFRKFLELDGVSNSMWNKLYRRELWLATLPYMPDITYKAEDVVQNTLLMAISTKLVHVPVAFYRYLIRENSGDRVQNPSQIRFRAKSAIHNMRFIEYVVSSFNGSRYYSSGVIGRYKNYFHRMMSPFAHFATGKGQSLDLEIESLEEGIPTKYKRYIRRICYYTDLYNSSKSTDLLELPTPNSFGISEASLDIFLESAVSGTDSSSVLELQKRIQEAIVVGDLVAFRDVMLLIKQNYPERNFHSNAIVDYFKNNYSKKTFKIGQFMNVCKEIELIEEKYVIMSKYALARKIHAEAKSLALAAYEIDPNNHSVIRTYAEVLYREDNAEEAYRISKSLTNLQPNNPEYYLFTANVLKKLSMHREGITFAEEALRLKPGYEAALATLGQFQRIDTEQLNG, from the coding sequence ATGAATATTCTGCATCAATATATATCAAGCCGCGGCCAACGGATGGCAACAAATGAGAGGCTGTTTAGAAAATTATGCCGTGAGAACAATATTGAGTTGGATGCTCGGCTTGATTTTAATAAAATTGACGAGAGAATACACATAGATAATGATGTGAAAAAAAATACAAGTAGTGGTGTATATTTTTCAATAATTATACCTGCATATAATGTTTCCGAATATATAGATGATTGTATTTACTCATTACGAAACCAAACATTCGAAAACATTGAAATTATCGTGGTTGATGATTGTGGGCAAGACGACACGGCTGACAAGATACTGATGCACTTGATCTCAGATGATAGGGTAGTTTATGTAAAAAATAGGTTTAATCTTGGCTTGCTAAGAGCTCGCCAAAGCGGTGCTGCTTTTGTTAAAGGGCAGTACATTGGTCACTTAGATGCTGATGACTGGTTGTCAAATAACGCCTTGGATGCATGTAAGGAAATTTGTACGAAAAAAAAACCTGATATCTTGCAGTTCGGAATGTCGCGCATTCTAGATGGTAATGAAGAATTACACGATCCCTCAACTCCTCCCGCACCTGAGCTTTCTGCGAGTGCGATATTCTTGAGTTTCCTGGATAGGAAAATCAATTTTTCAGTATGCAATAAATTGTACAAGAGGTCATTATGGGAGAGGGCGTCGAAGTATTTCCCTAAGGTCAGTTATCGTGTGGAAGACCTTTCTCAGAATCAGCACCTATTACAGTTGGCTAAGAGTTATATCGCGATTGATGATCAGTTTTACAAATATCGCATAACGGCTGGTTCAGATAGCAGGTCTCCGACTATCGAATCAATCTCAGCGCGTGCATTTTCAGCCGCTAGGCATATTGCACGACTCAAAAAATACCTGCGCTCCAAGGATTTATTAGTTCGTTTTTGGCCTGAAGTTGGGGCTTTCGAAAAGTCTGTCTATTATGACTATGTCCGCCGGTTGATTTCTACCTGGCGTAATGCATCGGGGCGAGATAAGTTGTATTTATGGAAATCAATTGTCAGAATTTGTAGAATAAACGGCTTTCTGCCGCTCCGAAGTTATTTTTGTGAATACCCAGGGGAAATGTATGACTTATTGAACACAGCTTACGCTTCCAAGAGAATTGAGTGCTCAAGTGTAGATGTGAGTATTGTGGTGCCCGTGTACGGTACAGAGGAATACATTGCGCAATGCTTGTCTTCCATTTGCAGTCAGTCCTTAAAGAATATTGAGATAATTGTTGTGATTGACGCTTCGCCTGACAATTCAATTCAGATAGTCAAGGATTATGCCCAACTGGATCCTCGAGTACAGATTATTTGCCACGATAAAAATAAGGGCTTATTGCAGGCTAGGCTTACTGGCGTTCGCGCGGCAAAGGGTAGGTATATCGCACACTGTGATAGTGATGATGAAATTTTGCCAAACATGCTGGAAGAAATGTTGCAAGCTGCAAGGAGATCCGATGCGGATATTGTGCAATGTGGTTATTCCGAGGTATATGATCGGAGAATTCGCGGCCTACTAGTGAAGAAAAGGTTCACTTCCATGGGCGGGGATACTTTCAGGAAGTTTTTAGAACTGGATGGAGTTTCAAACTCCATGTGGAACAAGTTATATCGAAGGGAGCTCTGGCTTGCTACCTTGCCGTACATGCCAGACATAACTTATAAAGCGGAAGATGTTGTGCAAAACACCCTTCTCATGGCAATATCTACGAAGCTTGTTCATGTTCCGGTTGCTTTTTATAGATACTTAATAAGAGAAAACTCCGGAGATCGTGTTCAGAACCCGTCACAAATCAGATTCCGAGCTAAATCAGCTATCCACAATATGAGGTTTATTGAGTATGTTGTGTCCAGTTTTAATGGAAGCAGATATTATAGTTCTGGGGTAATTGGAAGGTATAAAAACTACTTTCATAGGATGATGTCACCATTTGCCCATTTCGCTACAGGAAAGGGTCAATCTCTAGATCTTGAAATTGAATCACTCGAGGAAGGTATACCCACAAAATACAAAAGATATATTAGGAGAATATGTTATTATACTGATTTGTATAATAGTTCGAAAAGTACTGATCTGTTGGAACTTCCTACGCCAAACTCTTTTGGGATATCTGAGGCGAGCTTGGATATTTTCTTGGAGAGCGCTGTAAGTGGCACAGATTCTTCTTCCGTTCTTGAGTTGCAGAAGCGAATTCAAGAAGCTATCGTGGTAGGGGATTTAGTAGCTTTTCGGGATGTTATGCTTCTAATAAAACAAAATTATCCTGAACGAAATTTCCATAGTAATGCCATTGTTGATTATTTTAAGAATAATTATTCAAAAAAGACGTTTAAGATCGGTCAATTTATGAATGTTTGCAAAGAAATAGAATTAATTGAAGAAAAGTATGTAATTATGTCAAAATATGCTTTGGCAAGGAAGATCCATGCAGAGGCGAAATCGCTTGCGCTGGCAGCTTATGAGATCGATCCTAACAATCATTCAGTAATCAGAACCTATGCAGAAGTTTTATATAGGGAGGATAATGCAGAAGAGGCTTATAGAATTTCAAAATCATTGACAAACCTACAGCCAAATAATCCAGAGTACTATCTTTTTACCGCCAACGTATTGAAGAAGTTATCAATGCATCGGGAAGGTATAACATTTGCAGAGGAGGCGCTGCGATTAAAGCCGGGATATGAAGCCGCGCTAGCAACGTTGGGGCAATTTCAAAGAATCGATACTGAGCAGCTTAATGGATAA
- a CDS encoding phosphoadenylyl-sulfate reductase: MVVRTLSEIEREEAVVRLNRDYSRASAFDVLSHSIKTEFPGKVCVVSSFGTESALLLHIVAQVDPNVPVFFLDTRKHFPETDEYVGTLTGALGLKDVRRISPNEAHLIADDPDGTLHERDTDRCCYIRKTLPMVRVLQPYTAWISGRKRFQGGERAELQLFEAEDKWIKINPLHRTSQDDIRKHFDALKLPHHPLRFNGYPSIGCAPCTSPVDETDTDPRAGRWAGQDKSECGIHIIDGKVIKR; this comes from the coding sequence ATGGTCGTCCGCACATTATCGGAGATTGAACGCGAGGAAGCTGTCGTTCGCCTGAACCGCGACTACAGCCGCGCGTCAGCCTTTGATGTGCTGTCGCACAGTATCAAGACGGAATTTCCCGGCAAAGTATGTGTCGTTTCTTCCTTCGGCACTGAGTCGGCGCTTCTGCTGCATATTGTCGCACAGGTTGATCCGAACGTGCCGGTGTTTTTCCTTGATACACGCAAACACTTTCCGGAAACGGATGAATATGTTGGAACGCTGACAGGGGCACTCGGCCTCAAGGATGTGCGGCGCATCTCACCAAACGAAGCGCACCTGATCGCGGATGACCCGGATGGCACCTTGCATGAGCGTGATACCGATCGCTGCTGCTATATTCGCAAAACCCTGCCCATGGTCCGGGTGCTGCAACCCTATACGGCCTGGATTTCCGGACGGAAGAGATTTCAGGGCGGCGAGCGTGCTGAACTGCAACTATTCGAAGCAGAAGACAAATGGATCAAGATAAACCCGCTGCACCGCACCAGTCAGGACGACATCAGGAAACATTTCGATGCCCTCAAACTGCCGCATCATCCATTGCGCTTTAACGGCTACCCCTCTATCGGCTGCGCGCCCTGCACTTCTCCCGTCGATGAAACAGATACAGACCCGCGTGCCGGACGCTGGGCAGGACAGGACAAAAGCGAGTGCGGCATCCACATCATAGATGGCAAAGTGATCAAAAGATAA
- a CDS encoding NAD-dependent epimerase/dehydratase family protein: MSKVMVLGGDGFCGWPTSLYLSRRGHDVCIVDNLSRRKIDIELEVDSLTPIRPIHQRLDVWKELTGNEISFYNFTVGENYHRLLTLIKEFQPDAIIHFAEQRAAPYSMKSAQHKRYTVMNNLGATNDVLAAIVEAGIDTHVIHLGTMGVYGYGTAGMKIPEGYLKVKVETDQGLVDNEILYPANPGSIYHMTKTQDQLLFHFYNKNDDIRITDLHQGIVWGTQTEETAMHDDLINRFDYDGDYGTVLNRFLMQAAVEYPLTVHGTGGQTRAFIHIQDTCRCIELALENPPQKGERVNILNQMTETHRVRDLAKMIAEMTGAEISYIDNPRKEADENDLHVANDRFLGLGLSPITLDEGLMEEIKTIAGEYAGRCDKTKIPCVSLWNQK, from the coding sequence ATGTCTAAAGTAATGGTTCTTGGTGGTGACGGTTTTTGTGGCTGGCCAACCAGTCTCTATCTATCGCGCCGTGGTCATGATGTGTGCATCGTCGACAATCTGTCACGCCGCAAGATCGACATTGAACTGGAAGTTGATTCCCTCACCCCGATCCGCCCGATCCACCAGCGCCTGGACGTCTGGAAAGAACTGACAGGTAACGAGATCAGTTTTTACAACTTCACAGTGGGCGAAAATTATCACCGTTTGTTGACCCTCATCAAGGAATTCCAGCCAGACGCGATCATCCACTTCGCCGAGCAGCGCGCTGCGCCCTACTCCATGAAATCAGCGCAGCACAAGCGCTACACGGTCATGAACAATCTGGGTGCAACCAATGATGTGCTGGCGGCGATCGTTGAAGCGGGCATCGACACTCATGTCATCCACCTCGGCACCATGGGCGTCTATGGCTATGGCACAGCCGGCATGAAAATTCCGGAAGGCTATCTGAAGGTCAAAGTCGAGACCGATCAGGGCCTGGTCGATAACGAGATCCTTTACCCTGCCAATCCGGGGTCAATTTATCACATGACCAAGACCCAGGACCAGTTGCTGTTCCATTTCTACAACAAGAATGACGACATCCGCATCACTGATCTCCATCAGGGGATTGTCTGGGGCACCCAGACGGAAGAAACCGCGATGCATGATGATCTGATCAACCGCTTCGATTATGACGGCGATTACGGCACCGTGCTGAACCGCTTCCTGATGCAGGCGGCTGTGGAATATCCGCTCACGGTACACGGCACCGGCGGCCAGACACGCGCCTTCATTCATATTCAGGACACCTGTCGCTGTATTGAACTGGCCCTGGAGAACCCGCCCCAGAAAGGCGAGCGGGTGAACATCCTCAATCAGATGACGGAAACACACCGGGTGCGTGATCTCGCCAAGATGATTGCAGAAATGACGGGTGCAGAAATTTCCTATATCGACAATCCGCGTAAAGAGGCTGACGAAAATGATCTGCATGTGGCAAATGATCGCTTTCTGGGTCTCGGTCTTTCACCGATCACACTTGATGAAGGCCTGATGGAAGAGATCAAGACCATTGCCGGTGAATATGCCGGGCGCTGCGATAAGACCAAAATTCCGTGTGTCTCTCTCTGGAACCAGAAGTAA
- a CDS encoding IS5 family transposase codes for MSDVFLLSPAQMSKIEPFFPRSHGVPRVDHRRVISGIVYVIKHGLQWKDAPREYGPHKTLYNRFRRWTEMGVFDRIFSHLEAEDGPPDMLMIDATHLKAHRTACSLLKGGALSRHIGRTKGGLNTKLHAVCDGAGRPLAMCLTASQPSGHIGAKILYPVLPDGTGAIMIADKGYDSDEYRAALKAKGLTACIPPRKRLTSPAPYCKARYKQRHKVENMFGKLKFWRRIATRYDRRANVFMAAITLAAIVIWWLQ; via the coding sequence ATGTCGGACGTGTTTCTGCTTTCGCCTGCCCAGATGTCGAAGATCGAACCGTTCTTTCCCCGCTCGCACGGCGTGCCGCGTGTTGATCATCGGCGGGTTATTTCCGGCATTGTTTATGTGATCAAGCATGGCCTTCAATGGAAGGACGCTCCGCGCGAATACGGCCCACACAAGACGCTGTATAACCGCTTCCGCCGCTGGACAGAAATGGGCGTTTTCGACCGGATTTTCAGTCACCTGGAAGCGGAGGACGGCCCGCCGGACATGTTGATGATCGACGCGACACACCTGAAGGCTCACCGAACCGCGTGTAGCCTCCTAAAAGGGGGGGCACTTTCCCGCCATATCGGGCGTACGAAAGGCGGCCTGAACACCAAACTGCATGCGGTTTGCGACGGCGCAGGCCGCCCGCTGGCGATGTGCCTGACGGCTAGCCAGCCCTCAGGCCATATCGGCGCGAAGATCCTCTATCCCGTACTGCCGGACGGAACCGGGGCGATCATGATCGCCGACAAGGGCTATGATTCCGATGAATATCGCGCGGCCCTGAAGGCCAAGGGGCTGACGGCATGCATCCCGCCACGGAAACGACTGACATCCCCGGCCCCTTACTGCAAAGCCCGGTACAAACAGCGCCATAAGGTCGAAAACATGTTCGGTAAGCTGAAATTCTGGCGACGCATCGCGACACGCTACGACCGACGCGCCAATGTCTTCATGGCTGCAATCACTCTTGCTGCCATCGTCATATGGTGGCTTCAATGA
- a CDS encoding transposase: MREILVDQVAWLDRLVKEIAASSTACQILMGIPGVGVQTAAAVAAAIDNADRYKRSRAAGAYFGLVPRRHQSGDVDWVGRITKQGDSQVRKLLQEAANSILPRVRQSFPLKTWVIKIARRRGLKKARVALARRLAVIMHAMLRDGTLFEA; encoded by the coding sequence GTGCGGGAAATCCTCGTCGATCAGGTCGCCTGGCTGGACCGTTTGGTGAAGGAGATTGCGGCCAGTTCAACGGCCTGCCAGATCCTCATGGGCATACCCGGGGTCGGGGTGCAAACCGCTGCAGCGGTCGCTGCTGCCATTGATAACGCCGACCGGTACAAACGATCGCGCGCCGCCGGGGCTTACTTTGGTCTCGTGCCAAGGCGACATCAATCGGGCGACGTGGATTGGGTGGGGCGTATTACCAAACAGGGCGATAGTCAGGTGCGCAAGCTCTTGCAAGAAGCCGCCAACTCGATCCTGCCCCGGGTCCGACAGTCCTTTCCCCTCAAGACATGGGTCATCAAAATCGCAAGGCGGCGAGGCTTGAAAAAAGCTCGTGTGGCGCTTGCCAGGCGTCTCGCGGTGATCATGCACGCCATGCTGCGCGATGGGACATTGTTCGAAGCTTAA
- a CDS encoding sulfotransferase family protein codes for MRKLGKTLPPSSNQMFRAKTENLRGILDPDQLILRVFISLQYKYIYVSVPKAACSTTKNYLASCELGSQVTYLNFEDVHDRILSPLLSPTQIMHLFPEILSDKSFYKFTFVRNPYHRILSAYKDKIINHKSYRYQVIKHIQNDPLTDRPISFEEFVRTIYNCADHEMNTHWMPQHHLIMDHAIQYDHIGKVETYQNDILEISKSIGLKFKFLHQETRNESNSERYLKECYTDDLCRMVKIKYREDFLRLSYSKVPTW; via the coding sequence TTGCGTAAATTGGGAAAAACGTTGCCTCCATCATCAAATCAAATGTTCCGTGCAAAAACAGAAAATCTACGGGGAATTTTAGACCCTGACCAACTCATTTTACGTGTCTTCATCTCGCTACAGTACAAATATATCTATGTTTCCGTACCTAAGGCGGCTTGCTCTACGACTAAAAATTACTTAGCTAGTTGTGAGTTGGGCTCGCAGGTAACCTACTTGAATTTTGAAGATGTTCACGATAGAATCCTTTCTCCACTGTTATCACCAACTCAAATCATGCACTTATTCCCAGAAATACTAAGCGATAAATCATTCTACAAATTCACCTTTGTAAGAAACCCTTACCACAGAATACTTAGTGCTTACAAAGATAAAATTATAAATCACAAAAGTTACAGATACCAAGTCATTAAACACATTCAAAATGACCCATTAACAGACAGACCAATCAGCTTCGAAGAATTCGTAAGAACAATTTATAACTGTGCCGATCACGAAATGAATACACATTGGATGCCGCAGCATCATCTGATTATGGATCATGCTATTCAGTACGATCATATCGGCAAAGTTGAGACTTATCAAAATGATATTTTGGAAATATCAAAATCAATTGGCTTGAAATTCAAATTTCTTCACCAAGAAACAAGAAATGAATCAAATTCGGAAAGGTACTTAAAAGAGTGTTACACAGATGACTTATGTCGCATGGTAAAAATTAAGTATCGGGAAGATTTTTTGAGGCTTTCCTACAGCAAAGTACCTACCTGGTGA
- a CDS encoding SOS response-associated peptidase yields MARRKEIRWEEYHDHLTITPTQHTLDFGPYYNIKPQQKKPIVVIEKDGQYIASHMYWGIMSKFGKLMINARDDRLWTSAKGNYPSMWRKMATSTRCLIFADGFYEPEGSKEDNTKRPWHFFQLPDEATFAFGGLWTENTDPETGEVTEGFVIITTDATDAMRPIHNRHPLMLKPEQWGQWLNHKNNNSEAFLDEFMRPWDGHPLDHWRVSDRAKNWRNDDQQCIAKYKTQKTGSLF; encoded by the coding sequence ATGGCACGACGCAAAGAGATCAGATGGGAGGAATATCACGACCACCTCACCATCACGCCAACCCAGCACACGCTCGATTTTGGCCCCTATTACAATATCAAGCCGCAACAGAAAAAGCCCATCGTCGTCATCGAGAAGGATGGCCAATACATCGCCAGCCATATGTATTGGGGCATCATGTCCAAGTTCGGCAAGCTGATGATCAATGCGAGAGACGACCGTCTCTGGACCAGCGCCAAAGGCAACTACCCCTCCATGTGGCGCAAGATGGCCACCTCCACCCGCTGTCTCATCTTCGCCGACGGCTTCTATGAACCCGAGGGATCAAAAGAGGACAATACCAAACGTCCCTGGCATTTTTTTCAATTGCCGGACGAAGCCACCTTCGCTTTTGGGGGTCTTTGGACAGAAAATACAGATCCAGAAACTGGCGAAGTCACCGAAGGGTTCGTCATCATCACCACGGATGCCACTGACGCCATGCGGCCGATCCATAATCGCCACCCGCTGATGCTGAAACCCGAACAATGGGGACAATGGCTCAATCACAAAAATAACAATTCCGAAGCATTTCTGGATGAATTCATGAGACCCTGGGATGGACACCCGCTTGATCATTGGCGCGTATCTGATCGGGCAAAAAATTGGCGAAATGACGACCAGCAATGTATCGCGAAATACAAAACACAAAAAACTGGCTCGCTGTTTTAA
- a CDS encoding ImuA family protein, protein MNKSRTYIPKLKGGRVHEVSGDGALAFALLMAFGAMKGREALCIGSPDWLAALQPHGLERFVDPQSLVHVACPLKTDVLWAAETALRAGAVRVVLLSLFATPDGKSLRRLQLAAETGGALGIILVREVAFTSPAETRWHCQPCRQGDARGLHVSLYKNKSGVEGSWYLYGYGATEHNTGAGRLAATPAGEPVWPGRLAR, encoded by the coding sequence GTGAACAAAAGCAGAACATATATTCCCAAGCTCAAGGGGGGGCGTGTCCATGAAGTCAGTGGGGACGGGGCGCTGGCTTTTGCCTTGCTGATGGCCTTTGGGGCCATGAAAGGCCGAGAAGCGCTTTGTATCGGGTCGCCGGACTGGCTGGCCGCTCTGCAGCCTCACGGGCTGGAGCGCTTTGTTGATCCTCAGTCGCTTGTGCATGTGGCCTGTCCCTTGAAGACAGATGTCTTATGGGCAGCCGAGACCGCTTTGCGGGCAGGGGCTGTGCGTGTGGTGCTTCTCTCGCTCTTTGCAACGCCGGACGGCAAGTCCCTCAGACGGTTGCAATTGGCAGCGGAAACAGGCGGCGCCTTGGGGATCATTCTGGTGCGGGAGGTGGCCTTTACGAGCCCCGCAGAAACGCGCTGGCATTGCCAGCCCTGTCGTCAGGGGGACGCACGGGGGCTGCATGTCTCGCTCTACAAGAACAAGTCGGGCGTTGAAGGAAGCTGGTATCTCTATGGGTATGGGGCAACAGAACATAACACGGGTGCTGGCCGTCTGGCTGCCACGCCTGCCGGTGAACCGGTATGGCCGGGCCGGCTGGCCCGTTGA
- a CDS encoding DNA polymerase Y family protein has protein sequence MGMGQQNITRVLAVWLPRLPVNRYGRAGWPVEACAFAVTQEDGNTVRLLSVNRQAEALGLEVGMTLAAARASVPDLVTEPCDCERDQLFLRALQRWSERFSPWIATDGTDGLLINASGCAHLFGGEAAMIEEICLMLGDLGVEAYGGLAETKGAAKALARFGGETRIIEPGRGRDGLAAMPVEALGAGGSVMFELKRLGLHRIGDLYPLKSADLAKRFGFAFLAQFEQLLGISADPVLPAATQPVFSARITLPDPTGLLEDVSEAVRRLTEQICRRLHEHEFGVRALQLTAERADHATEVLEIGLARPTREAGLIMRQFDLKLPKLDAGSGIDLLRLVATVTEPFKPVQKCFAEAESPDGLEALVATLGNQLGFDRVLRWAPVSSHLPRKSFRFVEAVQWKALDAWPSGSAERPLLSIDHEPVAIEEPGRPPRKFTWRKKPYETVSAAGPERIGSAWWQGPDGEVLRDYWQVETGDGAKLWLATRPGEKPASWTVAGVFP, from the coding sequence ATGGGTATGGGGCAACAGAACATAACACGGGTGCTGGCCGTCTGGCTGCCACGCCTGCCGGTGAACCGGTATGGCCGGGCCGGCTGGCCCGTTGAAGCTTGCGCCTTTGCGGTCACGCAAGAAGATGGCAATACGGTCCGTCTCCTGAGTGTAAACCGGCAGGCAGAAGCACTGGGGCTTGAGGTCGGCATGACCCTGGCAGCGGCGCGGGCGAGCGTGCCTGATCTTGTCACAGAGCCCTGTGACTGTGAACGGGACCAGTTGTTTCTGCGGGCACTTCAGCGATGGAGTGAGCGGTTTTCTCCCTGGATTGCCACTGATGGTACTGATGGTCTTTTAATCAATGCCTCTGGCTGTGCGCATCTGTTTGGCGGGGAAGCTGCCATGATTGAAGAGATTTGCCTGATGCTGGGGGATTTGGGCGTTGAGGCTTATGGCGGACTTGCCGAGACCAAGGGGGCCGCCAAAGCACTTGCCCGGTTTGGTGGAGAGACACGGATCATTGAACCGGGGAGAGGGCGTGACGGGCTCGCTGCGATGCCGGTTGAAGCGCTAGGGGCAGGCGGGAGCGTGATGTTTGAACTGAAGCGACTCGGACTTCACCGGATTGGCGATCTCTACCCTCTAAAATCTGCCGACCTTGCCAAACGCTTTGGCTTTGCGTTTCTGGCGCAGTTTGAGCAATTGCTCGGAATCAGCGCTGATCCCGTCCTGCCTGCCGCAACCCAGCCAGTGTTCTCTGCCCGCATCACGCTACCTGATCCCACCGGGTTGCTTGAGGATGTGAGTGAAGCAGTCCGTCGTCTGACAGAACAGATTTGCAGGCGTTTGCATGAGCATGAATTTGGGGTACGGGCCTTGCAGCTCACCGCAGAACGGGCTGATCACGCCACTGAAGTACTTGAAATAGGTCTTGCCAGGCCCACACGCGAGGCAGGGCTGATTATGCGGCAGTTTGATTTGAAACTGCCAAAGCTTGATGCAGGCTCTGGTATAGATCTGTTACGCCTTGTTGCCACGGTAACGGAACCGTTCAAGCCAGTACAGAAATGCTTTGCTGAGGCAGAAAGCCCGGATGGTCTGGAAGCTCTGGTAGCGACATTAGGCAACCAGCTTGGTTTTGACCGGGTTTTACGCTGGGCACCCGTATCATCGCATTTGCCCCGCAAGAGTTTTCGGTTTGTCGAAGCTGTCCAGTGGAAAGCACTTGATGCATGGCCGTCAGGTTCTGCTGAACGCCCCTTGCTCAGTATAGACCATGAACCTGTCGCTATCGAAGAGCCGGGCCGACCGCCAAGGAAGTTCACCTGGCGCAAGAAGCCGTATGAGACGGTTTCGGCGGCAGGTCCTGAACGCATCGGGTCGGCCTGGTGGCAAGGGCCTGACGGCGAGGTGTTGCGCGATTACTGGCAGGTGGAAACAGGGGACGGGGCAAAGCTCTGGCTTGCCACACGGCCCGGCGAGAAGCCTGCCAGCTGGACGGTTGCCGGGGTGTTCCCATGA